Proteins from a genomic interval of Oceanidesulfovibrio indonesiensis:
- a CDS encoding DMT family transporter, whose amino-acid sequence MRAQDSLTPFQGILLVMVAAVLWGLIGPTAKFAFASGMDVLEVGFYRTMIGWLLFGTHAVLRGQTRVALRDLPLIMAFGVFGVGGLFGGYVVAVNEGGAALAAVLLYTAPAWVALMSWVLLGEPMSAGKLLAVGLTILGVACISQLFASEITVTAGAVGFGLLAGFSYALYYIFGKHFLGRYHTSTLFLYALPCGAAVMLPFFSFHAPTAQGMAAVGTLGLVSTYAAYFLYYVGLKYVEATRASVVATVEPLSACVLAYIFFGEVFTPTGYAGAGLILAAVLLTIWDGGRIRVVGRESRVAAASSETRE is encoded by the coding sequence GTGCGTGCGCAAGACTCGTTGACGCCCTTTCAGGGCATTCTCCTGGTCATGGTCGCGGCCGTGCTCTGGGGCCTCATCGGGCCGACGGCGAAGTTCGCCTTCGCTTCAGGCATGGACGTGCTCGAGGTGGGATTCTACCGAACCATGATCGGCTGGCTCCTTTTCGGAACCCATGCCGTGCTGCGCGGGCAGACGCGGGTCGCCCTGCGCGACTTGCCGCTTATCATGGCCTTCGGCGTGTTCGGAGTGGGCGGTCTTTTCGGGGGGTACGTGGTGGCGGTGAACGAAGGCGGCGCAGCTCTGGCCGCAGTGCTTCTCTACACCGCGCCGGCATGGGTGGCGCTCATGTCCTGGGTGTTGCTCGGCGAGCCAATGAGCGCAGGCAAGCTCTTGGCCGTGGGCCTGACCATACTCGGCGTCGCGTGCATCAGTCAGCTTTTCGCATCGGAAATCACCGTCACTGCCGGGGCTGTCGGATTCGGACTTCTCGCCGGCTTCAGCTACGCACTGTACTACATTTTCGGCAAACACTTCCTGGGGCGCTACCACACCTCCACGCTCTTTCTGTATGCGCTGCCGTGCGGCGCTGCGGTGATGTTGCCCTTTTTCTCGTTCCACGCGCCCACGGCGCAGGGCATGGCCGCCGTGGGCACGCTCGGGCTTGTGTCCACATATGCCGCGTATTTTCTGTATTACGTGGGTCTCAAGTACGTGGAGGCCACGCGCGCATCGGTCGTGGCCACGGTGGAGCCTCTGTCCGCGTGCGTGCTCGCGTATATCTTTTTCGGCGAGGTGTTCACGCCCACGGGGTATGCCGGAGCCGGGTTGATTCTGGCGGCTGTGCTGTTGACCATATGGGACGGCGGCCGCATCCGCGTGGTGGGCCGCGAGTCGCGCGTAGCGGCGGCTTCGTCCGAGACCAGAGAGTAG
- a CDS encoding ABC transporter ATP-binding protein, whose translation MTSAEPLLQLTDITAHYGRIQALKGINLSVAAGEIVSIIGANGAGKSTTLMTICNIVKASGGALTYQGEDIRGVNADKLPMMGLCQVPEGRRIFPRLTVAENLDMGAFFRRDHGGVRKDRNHVYELFPRLKERRSQPGGTLSGGEQQMLAIGRALMARPKLLLLDEPSLGLAPLVVKQIFEIVKTINEEDGVTILLVEQNANIALKMANRGYVLETGSVVLEDKAEALLHNPEIRKAYLGE comes from the coding sequence ATGACCTCCGCAGAACCACTGCTTCAGCTCACGGACATCACCGCCCACTACGGGCGCATCCAGGCCCTCAAGGGCATCAATCTCAGCGTGGCCGCCGGAGAGATCGTTTCCATTATCGGCGCCAACGGCGCCGGCAAGTCCACCACGCTCATGACCATCTGCAACATCGTCAAGGCTTCGGGCGGCGCCCTTACCTATCAGGGCGAAGACATCCGCGGCGTCAACGCGGACAAGCTCCCTATGATGGGCCTTTGCCAGGTGCCGGAGGGCCGGCGCATCTTCCCACGGCTCACAGTCGCCGAAAACCTGGACATGGGCGCATTCTTCCGCCGCGACCACGGCGGCGTGAGAAAAGACCGCAACCACGTGTACGAGCTCTTTCCTCGCCTCAAGGAACGCCGAAGCCAGCCCGGCGGCACGCTTTCCGGCGGCGAGCAGCAGATGCTCGCCATCGGCCGCGCGCTCATGGCCCGGCCCAAGCTGCTTTTGCTGGACGAACCGTCGCTGGGGCTCGCCCCGCTCGTCGTCAAGCAGATCTTCGAGATCGTCAAGACCATCAACGAGGAAGACGGCGTGACCATTCTGCTCGTGGAGCAGAACGCCAACATCGCGCTGAAGATGGCCAACCGCGGCTATGTGCTGGAAACAGGCTCCGTGGTGCTCGAAGACAAGGCCGAGGCGCTGCTGCACAACCCGGAGATACGCAAGGCCTATCTCGGCGAATAG
- the livM gene encoding high-affinity branched-chain amino acid ABC transporter permease LivM, whose protein sequence is MTRESRKYWLTLVIGLAWFLLLLWPLLGINDDGTLSFAPAFAVWIRVAVVVSILAVIYFAKKQGWLDPVLNPAGKAAEEVRKVLAAPPLWIYILIGAALALAFPWFTSRYAQDIAISVLIYISLGLGLNVVVGLCGLLDLGYIAFYGVGAYTYALLSIHYGFPFWVALPFAATFAAIAGCFIGYPTLRMRGDYLAIVTLGFGEIIRIVLNNWMSLTNGPNGLLGIDAPAVLIPDFSDGFSLEVFFLKNLGYLYYVALGLAIFSIVGVYRLNFSRIGRAWEAIREDETAAELMGVNTFRFKLLAYAMGAVFGGLAGAFFAARMRFVSPESFTFIESALVLSMVVLGGMGSIPGIMLGALALIALPEVFREFELYRMLAFGGVMTLMMLFRPAGLIPAKRMGKRSDDED, encoded by the coding sequence ATGACACGCGAGTCTAGGAAGTACTGGCTGACGCTGGTCATCGGGCTGGCCTGGTTCCTGCTGCTGCTCTGGCCGTTGCTGGGCATCAACGACGATGGCACGCTGAGTTTTGCGCCGGCCTTTGCCGTATGGATTCGCGTGGCCGTGGTCGTCTCCATCCTGGCCGTCATCTACTTCGCCAAGAAGCAGGGCTGGCTCGACCCGGTTCTGAACCCGGCCGGCAAGGCCGCGGAAGAAGTGCGCAAGGTGCTGGCCGCGCCGCCGCTGTGGATTTACATCCTCATCGGCGCAGCCCTGGCCCTGGCATTCCCGTGGTTCACGTCCCGCTATGCGCAGGACATCGCCATAAGCGTGCTCATCTACATCTCGCTGGGTCTCGGCCTGAACGTGGTGGTGGGTCTGTGCGGCCTGCTGGACCTGGGCTACATCGCCTTCTACGGCGTGGGCGCCTATACCTACGCTCTTTTGTCCATCCATTACGGCTTTCCGTTCTGGGTGGCGCTGCCCTTCGCCGCCACTTTCGCCGCCATTGCCGGCTGCTTCATCGGCTATCCCACCCTGCGCATGCGCGGAGACTATCTGGCCATCGTCACGCTCGGCTTCGGCGAGATCATACGAATCGTTCTGAACAACTGGATGAGCCTGACCAACGGCCCCAACGGCCTTTTGGGCATCGATGCTCCGGCAGTGCTCATACCGGATTTTTCTGACGGCTTCTCCCTGGAAGTCTTCTTCCTAAAGAACCTCGGGTACTTGTACTATGTAGCCCTCGGGCTCGCGATCTTTTCCATTGTGGGAGTATACCGGCTGAACTTCTCGCGTATCGGCCGCGCGTGGGAGGCCATACGCGAGGACGAGACCGCGGCCGAGCTCATGGGGGTGAACACATTCCGTTTCAAGCTGCTCGCCTACGCAATGGGCGCGGTGTTCGGCGGACTCGCCGGGGCGTTCTTCGCGGCACGCATGCGCTTTGTTTCACCGGAGAGCTTCACCTTCATAGAATCGGCCCTCGTGCTCTCCATGGTCGTGCTCGGCGGCATGGGGTCGATCCCGGGCATCATGCTCGGCGCCCTTGCGCTCATCGCCCTGCCCGAGGTCTTCCGCGAATTCGAACTCTATCGCATGCTCGCTTTCGGCGGCGTCATGACATTGATGATGCTCTTCCGCCCCGCCGGCCTCATACCGGCCAAACGCATGGGCAAGCGCTCCGACGACGAGGATTGA
- a CDS encoding branched-chain amino acid ABC transporter permease, which translates to MDYFLQQLINGLTLGGVYALVALGYTMVYGIIQLINFAHGEIFAAGGYMGVILLSFLAANGLMETSPWLCLGISLALAMGYCAMLAMAVEKVAYKPLRNSSRLSVLLSALGMSIFLQNGLMLTQGVYDKAYPIAFTSGGFDLGSLHINYMQVIILSLTAGLLIALNTLVFKTRIGRAMRATAQDKVMAALVGINSNRVIATTFAIGAGLAAAAGIMVGLYYGSVRYDMGFVPGIKAFAAAVLGGIGNITGAMIGGLIIGMVEIFAAAYIPHGGEYKDVFAFVILILVLYFMPTGIMGENVDDTRV; encoded by the coding sequence ATGGACTATTTTCTGCAGCAGCTTATCAACGGGTTGACCCTCGGCGGCGTCTACGCGCTGGTAGCCCTGGGCTACACCATGGTCTACGGGATCATTCAGCTCATCAACTTCGCGCACGGCGAGATTTTCGCCGCCGGCGGATATATGGGTGTGATCCTCCTGAGCTTTCTTGCCGCGAATGGCCTCATGGAGACATCGCCATGGCTGTGCCTCGGCATCTCGCTCGCTCTGGCCATGGGGTATTGCGCCATGCTCGCCATGGCGGTGGAAAAGGTGGCCTACAAGCCGCTCAGGAATTCGAGCCGCCTGTCCGTTCTGCTCTCCGCCCTCGGCATGTCCATTTTTCTGCAGAACGGCCTGATGCTCACCCAGGGCGTATACGACAAAGCCTATCCCATCGCCTTCACCAGCGGCGGGTTCGACCTCGGTTCCCTGCACATCAACTACATGCAGGTCATCATCCTGAGCCTTACCGCCGGGTTGCTCATCGCGCTGAACACGCTGGTGTTCAAGACGCGCATCGGCAGGGCCATGCGCGCCACCGCGCAGGACAAGGTCATGGCTGCGCTGGTCGGCATCAACTCCAACCGGGTCATCGCCACCACCTTCGCCATCGGCGCTGGTCTCGCAGCCGCCGCGGGCATCATGGTCGGCCTCTACTACGGCTCGGTCCGCTACGACATGGGTTTCGTCCCGGGCATCAAGGCGTTTGCCGCCGCGGTGCTCGGCGGCATCGGCAACATTACGGGCGCGATGATCGGCGGATTGATCATCGGCATGGTGGAGATATTCGCCGCTGCGTACATACCGCACGGCGGCGAGTACAAGGACGTCTTCGCCTTCGTCATCCTCATCCTCGTGCTCTACTTCATGCCCACCGGAATCATGGGAGAGAACGTCGATGACACGCGAGTCTAG
- a CDS encoding branched-chain amino acid ABC transporter substrate-binding protein gives MKRILCLTLTLGLLFAFTAGAKAEVLKIGSLSPLTGPYAADGNDIANGVRAAIKVIKDEGGIEGYEDIVVLAQDSACDPRQAMAAANKLINEGVPGVIGAYCSSATMPSSEALMEEDIIMITPASTNEKITERGLEYMFRMCGRDDDQSKAAVKFMTDHLDAKTIFIVDDKTTYSQGLADNVRKLAEEAGLEVIAHDHVNQGDKDFSAVLTKIKRANPDVFYMSLQNSSSGALMLIQARRAGIEAAIVAQDAVYHPQLIQNAKEAADGVYLTFGFIDEEKPAFKKFKDAYAEFGEPGAYSGYSYDAAYILLSAIKNAGTTDAAAVKAEIMKMDYEGATKHVKFMENGDSGSNYVIRVIKDGEYVNYWDPNTGELY, from the coding sequence ATGAAACGGATACTCTGTCTCACCCTCACGCTTGGCCTGCTTTTCGCCTTCACGGCGGGCGCCAAGGCCGAGGTGCTCAAGATCGGCAGCCTCTCCCCCCTGACCGGCCCCTACGCCGCGGACGGCAACGACATCGCCAATGGTGTGCGCGCCGCCATCAAGGTCATCAAGGACGAGGGCGGCATCGAGGGTTACGAGGACATCGTCGTGCTGGCCCAGGACAGCGCCTGCGACCCCCGCCAGGCCATGGCCGCCGCCAACAAACTCATCAACGAAGGTGTTCCAGGCGTGATCGGAGCCTACTGCTCCAGCGCAACCATGCCCTCCTCCGAGGCCCTCATGGAAGAAGACATCATCATGATCACCCCGGCCTCCACCAACGAGAAAATCACGGAGCGCGGCCTGGAGTACATGTTCCGCATGTGCGGACGTGACGACGACCAATCCAAGGCGGCCGTGAAGTTCATGACCGACCACCTTGATGCCAAGACTATTTTCATCGTGGACGATAAGACCACCTACTCCCAAGGTCTGGCCGACAACGTCCGCAAGCTCGCGGAAGAAGCCGGCCTCGAAGTCATCGCCCACGACCACGTGAACCAGGGCGACAAGGACTTCTCCGCTGTGCTCACCAAGATCAAGCGCGCCAACCCGGATGTCTTTTACATGAGCCTGCAGAACTCCTCCTCCGGCGCTCTCATGCTCATCCAGGCCCGGCGCGCCGGCATCGAGGCAGCCATCGTGGCTCAGGACGCGGTCTACCATCCGCAGCTCATCCAGAACGCCAAAGAAGCTGCCGACGGCGTGTATCTCACTTTCGGCTTCATCGATGAAGAAAAGCCCGCCTTCAAGAAATTCAAGGACGCGTACGCCGAATTCGGCGAGCCGGGCGCCTACTCCGGCTATTCATACGACGCCGCCTACATCCTGCTCTCCGCCATCAAGAACGCCGGCACCACCGACGCCGCCGCGGTCAAGGCCGAGATCATGAAAATGGACTATGAGGGCGCCACCAAGCATGTCAAATTCATGGAAAACGGCGATTCCGGCTCCAACTACGTCATCCGCGTGATCAAGGACGGCGAGTACGTGAACTACTGGGATCCCAACACCGGCGAGCTGTACTAG
- a CDS encoding ABC transporter ATP-binding protein translates to MAHLQLKDVTVTFGGLQALNRVAFELKPGEILGLIGPNGAGKTTIFNVITGVYKTSGGEVLYDGERLAGLRPHQILSRGIARTFQNIRLFTAMTALENVMVARHCRSAASVFSSVLRLPSQKQEEAAVREKAMEALSFVGMSSYAYEVARNLPYGLQRRLEIARALGSDPKTILLDEPAAGLNPAESKALMEMILRISETGRNVLLVEHDMSVVMGISHRVAVLDHGELICQGRPEEIQCDPKVIEAYLGTEESTA, encoded by the coding sequence ATGGCACATCTGCAGCTCAAAGACGTTACCGTGACTTTTGGGGGACTGCAGGCCTTGAACCGGGTGGCCTTCGAACTCAAGCCCGGCGAAATTCTCGGCCTCATCGGCCCCAATGGCGCCGGTAAGACCACTATCTTCAACGTCATCACCGGCGTGTACAAGACCAGTGGCGGCGAGGTGTTGTACGACGGCGAGCGACTTGCAGGCCTTCGACCGCACCAGATTCTTTCGCGCGGCATCGCGCGGACATTCCAAAACATCCGGTTGTTCACAGCCATGACGGCTCTGGAAAACGTGATGGTTGCTCGGCACTGCCGTTCCGCGGCCAGCGTTTTCTCCTCGGTGCTCCGGCTTCCGAGCCAGAAGCAGGAGGAAGCCGCCGTCCGGGAGAAGGCCATGGAAGCGCTCTCTTTCGTAGGCATGTCGTCCTATGCGTACGAGGTGGCCCGCAACCTGCCTTACGGTTTGCAGCGCCGGCTGGAGATAGCGCGCGCTCTGGGGTCCGACCCCAAGACCATCCTCCTGGACGAACCGGCCGCGGGTCTCAACCCTGCCGAATCCAAGGCGCTCATGGAGATGATCCTGCGCATAAGCGAGACGGGCAGGAACGTGCTGCTCGTGGAGCACGACATGAGCGTGGTCATGGGCATAAGCCACCGCGTAGCGGTGCTCGACCACGGCGAGCTCATCTGCCAGGGCAGGCCCGAGGAGATCCAATGCGATCCGAAAGTCATCGAAGCATATCTGGGAACCGAGGAATCAACCGCATAA
- a CDS encoding DMT family transporter: MPDQTRALVYGLATVMLWSTMATAFKLTLREISPAALVMWASVFSTISLGGLLAARGRLVSAMLDLRKRWRTALLFGLVNPVVYYLVLFKAYDLLPAQVVRPVNGTWAITMALLAAVFLGHRLTRTDILATAIAYAGVVVITTRGQGASAGSADSISLFGVALALVSTLLWAAYWIASTRDTRDAVTGLFQNFLTSLPVLAAAIWILEGSGAFAPSGPALLGAAYIGSLEMGLTFALWLAALKHATHAGSLSTLIFLSQPIALVFIHFILGESIHPNTYWGFALILAGLGLQNWARFRRTPQG, encoded by the coding sequence ATGCCCGACCAAACACGCGCCCTTGTATACGGCTTGGCTACCGTCATGCTCTGGTCCACCATGGCCACGGCTTTCAAGCTCACCCTGCGTGAGATTTCGCCCGCCGCACTGGTCATGTGGGCCAGCGTGTTCTCGACGATTTCCCTGGGCGGTCTGCTCGCCGCGCGGGGACGGCTTGTGTCGGCCATGCTAGATTTGCGCAAGCGCTGGCGCACTGCCCTGCTTTTCGGACTGGTGAACCCTGTGGTCTATTACCTGGTGCTCTTCAAGGCGTACGACCTGCTGCCAGCCCAGGTGGTGCGGCCGGTCAACGGCACCTGGGCCATCACCATGGCCCTGCTCGCCGCGGTGTTCCTGGGGCACAGGCTTACGCGCACGGATATTCTCGCAACGGCCATAGCCTATGCCGGCGTAGTCGTTATCACCACGCGAGGGCAGGGCGCCTCCGCAGGGTCGGCCGACAGCATCTCCCTTTTCGGCGTAGCGCTGGCCCTGGTCTCCACCCTGCTGTGGGCCGCCTACTGGATAGCCAGCACCAGAGACACGCGCGACGCCGTGACCGGCCTGTTCCAGAACTTTCTAACAAGCCTGCCCGTCCTGGCCGCCGCGATCTGGATCCTGGAGGGCTCCGGGGCGTTCGCTCCGTCCGGGCCCGCGCTGCTCGGCGCGGCATACATCGGCTCTCTGGAAATGGGGTTGACGTTCGCGCTGTGGCTTGCCGCGCTCAAGCACGCGACGCACGCCGGCTCGCTTTCCACGCTCATCTTTCTGTCTCAGCCCATCGCGCTGGTTTTCATCCACTTCATATTGGGCGAGAGCATACACCCGAACACGTACTGGGGTTTCGCACTCATTCTTGCCGGGTTGGGACTGCAGAACTGGGCAAGGTTCCGGCGGACTCCGCAGGGCTGA